The Punica granatum isolate Tunisia-2019 chromosome 4, ASM765513v2, whole genome shotgun sequence genome has a window encoding:
- the LOC116206027 gene encoding pentatricopeptide repeat-containing protein At4g04370 has protein sequence MSKLKPSIINGLNLATSPPSTATLNAAANRLSPQSTPLQLLLACPSTLRAHQNSPDPRAFPSLLKACASLALYPLGLSLHQHIVVGGFASDAYVASSLISFYAKFGSVDNAQKVFDRMPDRNVVPWSSIIGCYSRSGYVDNSFALLRGMRREGVAPTSVTLIEMLSGDLSELAQVKCLHCLAVLYGFQSDLILLNSLLNAYSKCRSVHCAEDLFELMGQKDIISWNTMISAYVLVGYVEKAVQLLYKMRVEGRQPDQQTFGSLVSATATISNLKLGQSLHGHILRLGLAFDVHLETSLITMYLKSGSSEIALRLFDIAQDRDVIQWTALISGLVQNDCAKKATDVFRLMLESGESPSSATLATLLAASAQLDSYNYGTSIHGYILRRNISVDLAVKNSLITMYAKCNGIEKSRAVFDQMENKDLVSWNAIIAGYAQNGHICQSFSLFNAMREVNKKPDSITVISLLQVCASTCGLQQGKWVHSYVIRGCLGPCVKVETALVDMYSKCGSMDYAQNCFDRMLEKDLISWAALIAGYGCHGKGEVALRVYSEFLRRGSLPNDILFLSVLSSCSHSGLVNQGLELYHSMTEDFGIEPRLEHSGCIVDLLCRARRVQEAYEFYRRAFLGPDFNVLGILLDACRANGLEELADVIAQEMYLLMPENAGSYVQLVHSYASMSRWDSVNEVWTKMRTLGLRKPPAWSFIELCGSITTFFAGHSSHPQFEEIKSVLRSLSWEMEKMDINLKLEKDS, from the coding sequence ATGAGCAAGCTCAAACCTTCAATCATCAATGGCCTCAACCTAGCAACCTCGCCACCCTCCACCGCCACACTCAACGCCGCCGCCAACCGCCTCTCACCCCAATCCACTCCCCTCCAACTCCTCCTTGCTTGCCCCTCCACCCTCAGAGCCCACCAAAACTCGCCCGACCCCCGCGCATTTCCAAGCCTCCTCAAGGCCTGCGCCTCCCTAGCGCTGTACCCGCTTGGCCTCTCGCTCCACCAACACATCGTCGTTGGTGGGTTTGCTTCCGATGCTTACGTCGCATCGTCCTTGATCAGCTTCTATGCGAAGTTCGGGTCCGTTGACAATGCCCAGAAAGTGTTCGACAGAATGCCCGACAGAAACGTTGTACCCTGGAGTTCGATCATTGGATGCTATTCTCGCTCAGGATATGTGGATAACTCGTTTGCACTGCTCCGTGGCATGCGCCGCGAAGGAGTGGCTCCGACTTCGGTTACATTAATAGAGATGCTGTCTGGAGATCTGTCAGAGCTCGCCCAAGTGAAGTGTTTGCACTGTCTTGCTGTCTTATATGGCTTTCAGAGTGATCTGATTTTGCTCAACTCTTTGCTAAATGCATACAGTAAATGCAGAAGTGTTCACTGTGCGGAGGATCTTTTTGAGCTGATGGGTCAAAAAGACATTATTTCATGGAATACGATGATTTCCGCCTATGTGCTGGTAGGATATGTGGAGAAAGCAGTTCAGCTCTTGTATAAGATGAGGGTTGAGGGGAGGCAGCCCGACCAGCAGACATTTGGATCTTTGGTCTCGGCAACAGCAACAATAAGTAACCTTAAGTTAGGACAGTCCCTGCATGGACATATTCTAAGACTCGGGCTTGCATTTGACGTCCATCTCGAAACCTCGCTAATAACTATGTACCTCAAGAGTGGAAGCAGCGAAATTGCCTTGCGGTTATTTGACATAGCCCAGGACAGGGATGTGATCCAGTGGACAGCATTGATTTCGGGTCTTGTCCAAAACGATTGTGCCAAAAAGGCAACAGATGTATTCCGTTTAATGTTAGAATCGGGAGAGTCTCCCTCTAGTGCTACCTTAGCTACTCTCCTGGCTGCTAGTGCCCAATTGGATTCCTATAATTATGGAACCTCAATACACGGCTACATATTAAGGCGAAACATTTCCGTTGACCTTGCAGTCAAGAACTCTCTGATTACCATGTATGCAAAATGTAATGGCATAGAGAAAAGTCGTGCAGTTTTTGATCAGATGGAGAACAAAGATCTGGTTTCTTGGAATGCGATAATAGCTGGGTATGCTCAGAATGGGCACATTTGCCAGTCTTTCTCATTATTCAATGCAATGAGGGAAGTAAATAAGAAACCTGATTCCATAACAGTCATCTCCCTCCTCCAAGTTTGTGCCTCAACATGCGGGCTCCAGCAAGGGAAGTGGGTCCACAGTTATGTCATACGAGGATGCCTTGGACCATGTGTTAAGGTAGAGACTGCTTTGGTTGACATGTACTCCAAATGTGGTAGCATGGACTATGCTCAAAACTGTTTCGATAGGATGTTGGAGAAAGATTTGATTTCTTGGGCTGCATTGATCGCAGGCTATGGCTGCCACGGAAAGGGGGAGGTTGCATTGAGAGTGTACTCGGAGTTCCTTCGAAGAGGTTCCCTACCAAACGATATCCTGTTCCTTTCAGTTCTTTCCTCTTGTAGTCATTCTGGGCTCGTCAATCAAGGGCTAGAATTGTATCATTCAATGACTGAAGATTTCGGAATTGAGCCGAGACTCGAGCATAGTGGTTGCATTGTGGATCTCTTATGCCGAGCTAGGAGGGTACAGGAGGCCTATGAGTTCTATAGAAGGGCATTTTTAGGACCAGATTTTAATGTGTTGGGGATCCTTCTTGATGCTTGTCGGGCAAATGGACTTGAGGAACTTGCTGATGTCATTGCTCAAGAAATGTATCTGTTGATGCCTGAGAATGCTGGGTCCTACGTGCAATTGGTGCACAGCTATGCTTCAATGAGCAGGTGGGATAGTGTAAATGAGGTGTGGACCAAAATGCGGACCCTTGGGCTTAGAAAGCCACCAGCTTGGAGCTTTATTGAACTTTGTGGGAGCATCACAACATTTTTTGCAGGTCATAGTTCTCATCCCCAGTTCGAAGAAATTAAATCAGTGTTGAGAAGTTTGAGCTGGGAAATGGAGAAAATGGACATCAACCTAAA